In Choloepus didactylus isolate mChoDid1 chromosome 18, mChoDid1.pri, whole genome shotgun sequence, a single genomic region encodes these proteins:
- the SP6 gene encoding transcription factor Sp6 — MLTAVCGSLGSQHTDTPHASPPRLDLQPLQTYQGHTSPEAGDYPSPLQPGELQSLPLGQEVDFSQGYELPGASSRVTCEDLESDSPLAPGPFSKLLQPDMSHHYESWFRPTHAGTEDGSWWDLHPGTSWMDLPHTQGALTSPGHPGALQAGLGGYVGDHQLCAPPPHPHPHHLLPASGGQHLLGPPDGAKALEAVAPEAQGLDSSLDAVTRPKGSRRSVPRSSGQTMCRCPNCLEAERLGAPCGPDGSKKKHLHNCHIPGCGKAYAKTSHLKAHLRWHSGDRPFVCNWLFCGKRFTRSDELQRHLQTHTGTKKFPCAVCSRVFMRSDHLAKHMKTHEGAKEEAAGAAAGDGKAGGAVESPGGKGKLEAEGSVALSN; from the coding sequence ATGCTAACCGCTGTCTGCGGCTCTCTGGGCAGCCAGCACACGGACACGCCTCACGCTTCGCCTCCGCGCCTCGACCTGCAGCCTCTCCAAACATACCAGGGCCACACGAGCCCGGAGGCCGGGGACTACCCCTCCCCGCTGCAGCCTGGAGAGCTGCAGAGCCTCCCGCTGGGCCAGGAGGTGGACTTCTCACAGGGCTATGAGCTGCCTGGGGCCTCCTCGCGGGTAACCTGCGAAGACCTGGAAAGCGACAGTCCCTTGGCCCCGGGACCCTTTTCCAAGCTCCTGCAGCCGGACATGTCGCACCATTACGAATCGTGGTTCCGGCCGACCCACGCAGGCACAGAGGATGGCTCATGGTGGGACCTTCATCCGGGCACCAGCTGGATGGACCTCCCCCACACTCAGGGCGCGCTGACCTCACCCGGCCACCCGGGGGCGCTTCAGGCTGGTTTGGGAGGCTACGTCGGAGACCACCAGCTTTGTGCTCCCCCGCCTCACCCGCATCCTCACCACCTGCTCCCAGCCTCCGGAGGGCAGCACCTCCTGGGGCCTCCCGACGGGGCTAAGGCCCTGGAAGCGGTGGCCCCGGAGGCCCAGGGGCTGGATTCCAGTCTGGACGCGGTGACCAGGCCCAAAGGCTCGCGGCGGTCAGTGCCCCGCAGCTCAGGCCAGACCATGTGCCGCTGTCCCAACTGTCTGGAGGCGGAGCGACTGGGGGCTCCGTGCGGGCCTGATGGGAGCAAGAAGAAGCATTTGCATAACTGCCACATCCCTGGCTGCGGGAAGGCCTACGCCAAGACGTCGCACCTGAAGGCGCACTTGCGCTGGCACAGCGGCGACCGTCCCTTCGTGTGCAACTGGCTCTTCTGCGGCAAGCGCTTCACGCGCTCGGACGAGCTGCAGCGCCACCTTCAGACCCACACCGGCACCAAAAAGTTCCCCTGTGCGGTCTGCAGCCGCGTCTTCATGCGCAGCGACCACCTGGCCAAACACATGAAAACCCACGAGGGTGCCAAAGAGGAGGCTGCCGGGGCGGCGGCGGGCGACGGCAAGGCTGGCGGAGCTGTGGAGTCCCCCGGGGGCAAAGGCAAGCTGGAGGCCGAGGGCAGCGTGGCACTCTCCAACTGA